The following proteins come from a genomic window of Salinicoccus sp. RF5:
- a CDS encoding septum formation initiator family protein, which yields MSKVVKIINNYTRKRENEQKTKQDENRVAKRRTLLFGSILLVAAGILLLVAFNQKNQNQLIHEELVQAQVVLDERKNEAEDLEQQIRQLNDEDYITRIARSEFFLSEEGEIVFNLSDLETPEEKAEKDENGK from the coding sequence GTGAGCAAAGTTGTTAAGATCATCAATAATTACACTAGAAAACGTGAAAATGAACAGAAAACGAAACAGGACGAAAATCGTGTAGCAAAAAGGCGTACCCTGCTGTTCGGCAGCATACTGCTGGTGGCGGCGGGGATCCTGCTCCTCGTAGCCTTTAATCAGAAGAACCAGAACCAGCTGATCCATGAAGAACTGGTCCAGGCACAGGTCGTGCTCGACGAACGTAAAAATGAAGCGGAGGACCTGGAACAGCAGATCAGGCAATTGAATGATGAGGATTATATTACACGTATAGCGCGCAGTGAATTCTTCCTGTCGGAAGAAGGGGAGATTGTCTTCAACCTCTCCGATCTGGAGACGCCTGAAGAGAAAGCAGAAAAAGATGAAAACGGGAAATAG
- a CDS encoding MazG nucleotide pyrophosphohydrolase domain-containing protein, with protein MKRIEIIGLGSSDFDQMPLGIWRRLESAGRIHLRTKDHPAVQALAAGGVDLVDYDHLYEQHQTFEETYEAIVSALMEEAEQGDVLYAVPGHPLFYETTTELLIERERQGEVVLAISGGQSFLDPVITTLRIPVNEGFQVLDGTSFKPGELDYRKHTLVTQVYDQYSLGEAKISLLDYYPAETEAKIVEAAGSAGEQVYSMALHEIDHLDIQSNLLCLYIPRVEDSSMAQRDIHHMTEIFDTLVSEEGCPWDKVQTHESIERHLIEEAYEVIEAIERQDDEGIVEELGDILLQVALHSAIGKKNGYFDFYDVLDSLNAKVVRRHPHVFGEASVESLDDLSRVWSEAKAKEGKKEKVKYEKAYGEIVLEWMKETIHHERPLEDIIKERRDRDET; from the coding sequence ATGAAACGTATTGAAATAATCGGCCTTGGAAGTTCGGATTTTGACCAGATGCCCCTCGGCATCTGGCGCCGACTGGAAAGTGCCGGACGCATACATCTGCGGACGAAGGATCATCCGGCAGTCCAGGCCTTGGCCGCCGGTGGAGTGGACCTCGTGGATTACGACCATCTCTATGAGCAGCATCAAACGTTTGAGGAGACCTATGAAGCCATAGTATCGGCACTTATGGAAGAAGCGGAGCAGGGGGACGTGCTCTACGCTGTGCCGGGCCATCCGCTCTTCTATGAAACGACGACGGAACTTCTGATCGAACGGGAGAGGCAGGGGGAAGTGGTGCTGGCAATATCCGGCGGCCAGAGCTTCCTGGACCCGGTCATCACCACCCTCAGGATCCCCGTGAATGAAGGGTTCCAGGTGCTTGACGGGACGAGCTTCAAGCCAGGTGAACTGGATTACCGTAAGCACACGCTCGTTACACAAGTCTATGACCAGTACAGCCTCGGGGAGGCGAAGATATCCCTTCTGGACTATTACCCGGCAGAGACCGAAGCGAAGATTGTGGAGGCTGCGGGCAGTGCAGGGGAACAGGTCTACAGCATGGCGCTTCATGAAATCGACCATTTGGACATACAGAGCAATCTGCTCTGCCTCTACATCCCCCGTGTCGAGGACAGCAGCATGGCACAGCGCGACATTCATCATATGACGGAAATATTTGATACACTTGTGAGTGAAGAGGGGTGTCCGTGGGATAAGGTCCAGACACATGAATCGATTGAGCGCCATCTGATCGAGGAGGCGTATGAGGTGATAGAAGCGATCGAACGGCAGGACGATGAGGGGATCGTTGAAGAACTTGGCGATATACTTCTGCAGGTCGCCCTCCACAGCGCCATCGGCAAGAAGAACGGCTATTTCGACTTCTATGATGTGCTGGACAGCCTGAATGCCAAAGTCGTCAGGCGCCATCCGCACGTGTTCGGAGAAGCATCGGTGGAATCACTTGATGACCTGAGCCGTGTGTGGTCCGAGGCGAAGGCAAAAGAAGGCAAGAAGGAAAAGGTGAAATACGAGAAAGCGTATGGTGAAATCGTCCTGGAATGGATGAAGGAGACGATCCATCATGAGCGTCCACTGGAAGATATTATAAAAGAAAGAAGGGATAGGGATGAGACTTGA
- a CDS encoding S1 domain-containing RNA-binding protein, with protein sequence MSVEVGSKVKGKVTGIKNFGAFVQLPGGKTGLVHISEVADQYVEDINEHLSVGEEVEVKVLSVGDDGKISLSIKKAKEPKPKPKPRKDPSPEDFEKKLSSFLKDSEDRMSTIKRQTESRRGGRGKK encoded by the coding sequence ATGTCAGTTGAAGTGGGCAGTAAAGTAAAAGGGAAAGTCACGGGTATAAAGAATTTCGGGGCATTTGTCCAATTGCCGGGCGGCAAGACAGGGCTCGTTCACATCAGTGAGGTTGCAGATCAGTATGTAGAGGATATCAATGAGCACCTTAGTGTAGGCGAAGAAGTTGAAGTGAAGGTCCTATCCGTTGGTGATGATGGCAAGATCAGTCTGTCCATCAAAAAAGCGAAAGAACCAAAACCTAAGCCGAAACCACGCAAGGATCCGTCTCCGGAAGACTTTGAGAAGAAACTTTCAAGCTTCCTTAAGGACAGCGAAGACCGCATGTCTACCATCAAAAGACAAACCGAATCACGCCGCGGTGGAAGAGGCAAAAAATAA
- a CDS encoding RNA-binding S4 domain-containing protein, translating to MRLDKFLKVSRVIKRRTLAKEISDEGRVKVNDRAAKAGTDLSVGDIVEIEFGRKIVTLEVVQLEAHAKKEDADRMYRIIKEQKIEKDSSFL from the coding sequence ATGAGACTTGATAAATTCCTGAAAGTGTCGAGAGTGATCAAAAGGCGTACACTTGCCAAGGAAATCAGCGATGAAGGCCGGGTTAAAGTCAATGACAGGGCGGCAAAGGCAGGCACGGACCTCTCTGTCGGGGACATCGTCGAGATAGAATTCGGCAGGAAGATCGTCACACTCGAAGTGGTGCAGCTCGAAGCGCATGCGAAGAAGGAAGACGCCGACCGGATGTACAGGATCATAAAAGAACAGAAAATTGAGAAGGATTCCAGTTTTCTCTAG